A region from the Triticum aestivum cultivar Chinese Spring chromosome 3D, IWGSC CS RefSeq v2.1, whole genome shotgun sequence genome encodes:
- the LOC123074191 gene encoding aspartic proteinase CDR1-like encodes MPGTTTSRALLLAGVVLTAHMFLCTAYVGGDGFSVEFIHRDSVKSPYHEPSLTAHTRVLEAARRSSSRAAALSRSYARADAPSADGAVSELTSRPFEYLMAVNVGTPPTRMLAIADTGSDLIWLNCSNGDGAPGLAAARHAHAPAPARVPAPASAPPPGVQFNSSNSTTFALVSCGTGACRALPDASCPDSKCRYLYSYGDGSQTSGLLSTETFTFADDHGTRGDGKIRVANVNFGCSTTMIGSFIGDGLVGLGGGDLSLVNQLGADTSLGRRFSYCLVPYSINASSVLNFGPRATVTEPGAATTPLIPSEVKAYYTVDLQSVKIGNKTLAAPQQSTVIVDSGTTLTYLANELVDPLVEELTRRVKLPPAKSPEDLLPLCFDVSGVREGQVAAMIPDVTLGLGGGATVTLKAENTFLEVQEGTLCLAVAAPSDQFHPVSIIGNIAQQNMHVGYDLDKGTVTFAAADCAKSSGSLYI; translated from the coding sequence ATGCCTGGGACGACGACATCCCGCGCTCTCCTGCTCGCCGGGGTCGTCCTGACGGCGCACATGTTCTTGTGCACGGCGTACGTCGGCGGCGATGGGTTTAGCGTGGAGTTCATCCACCGTGACTCCGTCAAGTCCCCGTACCATGAACCGTCGCTCACCGCGCACACCCGCGTGCTCGAGGCCGCGCGCCGGTCCTCATCGCGCGCCGCTGCGCTCTCGCGCTCCTACGCCCGCGCCGACGCACCATCAGCCGACGGCGCCGTGTCCGAGCTCACCTCCAGGCCCTTCGAGTACCTGATGGCCGTGAACGTGGGCACGCCGCCCACCCGCATGCTCGCCATCGCCGACACCGGCAGCGACCTCATCTGGCTTAATTGCAGCAACGGAGACGGCGCTCCTGGTCTGGCGGCCGCCCGTCACGCCCACGCGCCCGCTCCCGCTCGCGTCCCCGCGCccgcgtccgcgccgccgccgggcGTCCAGTTCAACTCCTCCAATTCGACGACGTTCGCTCTCGTGAGCTGCGGCACCGGCGCATGCCGGGCGCTCCCCGATGCCTCCTGCCCCGACTCCAAGTGCAGGTATCTCTACTCCTACGGCGACGGCTCCCAGACAAGCGGCCTCCTCTCCACGGAGACCTTCACCTTCGCCGACGACCATGGCACCCGCGGCGATGGGAAGATACGCGTGGCCAACGTCAACTTCGGGTGCTCCACGACCATGATCGGCTCGTTCATCGGGGACGGCCTCgtcgggctcggcggcggcgacctCTCCCTCGTCAATCAGTTAGGCGCAGACACATCGCTCGGCCGGAGGTTCTCCTACTGCCTCGTGCCCTACTCCATCAACGCCTCCTCCGTGCTCAACTTCGGCCCCCGTGCCACCGTGACGGAGCCGGGCGCGGCGACGACGCCGCTGATCCCATCTGAAGTGAAGGCCTACTACACCGTCGATCTCCAGTCCGTCAAGATCGGGAACAAGACCTTAGCGGCGCCGCAGCAGTCCACCGTCATCGTCGACTCCGGCACGACGCTGACGTACCTCGCGAACGAGCTTGTGGACCCATTGGTGGAAGAGTTGACACGGAGGGTCAAGCTCCCGCCGGCGAAGTCGCCAGAAGATCTCCTGCCACTGTGCTTCGACGTGAGCGGGGTACGGGAAGGGCAGGTGGCGGCGATGATCCCTGATGTGACgctggggctgggcggcggcgcgacGGTCACGCTGAAGGCGGAGAACACGTTCTTGGAGGTGCAGGAGGGGACTCTGTGCTTGGCGGTGGCGGCGCCGTCTGATCAGTTTCATCCTGTGTCCATCATCGGGAATATCGCGCAGCAGAACATGCACGTCGGCTATGACCTCGACAAGGGCACCGTCACCTTCGCCGCAGCAGACTGCGCCAAGTCCTCCGGC
- the LOC123074192 gene encoding uncharacterized protein has protein sequence MRTEMVIRMQASSDKGQHSKAMKIAAAIEGVESVTLAGEGRNLLRVVGEGVDSNHLTSRLRRKVGHADIVELRTLQPGRGYASTTNAAAGAGYHSAQAADAGARGDAAAYGGYSSYTAASYSPVAADQYHRQQQLSYEYYPPAPYATTVVHHEYTAGDPTGCSIM, from the exons ATGAGG ACGGAGATGGTGATCAGGATGCAGGCGAGCTCCGACAAGGGCCAGCACTCCAAGGCCATGAAGATCGCGGCGGCAATCGAAG GAGTGGAGTCGGTGACGCTGGCGGGGGAGGGGCGGAACCTGCTGCGGGTGGTCGGCGAAGGCGTCGACTCCAACCACCTCACCAGCAGGCTGCGGCGGAAGGTGGGCCACGCCGACATCGTCGAGCTGCGCACCCTGCAGCCGGGCCGCGGCTACGCGAGCACCACCAACGCTGCCGCCGGAGCCGGCTACCACTCTGCGCAGGCCGCCGACGCGGGCGCGCGCGGGGACGCCGCCGCCTATGGCGGGTACAGCAGTTACACCGCGGCCAGCTACTCGCCGGTGGCAGCCGATCAGTACCACCGCCAGCAGCAGCTGTCGTACGAGTACTACCCACCGGCGCCGTACGCTACCACCGTCGTCCACCACGAGTACACGGCCGGCGACCCAACCGGCTGCTCCATCATGTAG